The Camelus dromedarius isolate mCamDro1 chromosome 36, mCamDro1.pat, whole genome shotgun sequence genome segment GTACAACTGCGTGCTCGCCCCTACTCCCCTGCATTAGGCAGGCTTCCTCTACAAGATAAGAGGTCTCGTCTCCCTCCATCATCCTTTTACGTCCCCCAGGGAATTCAGCTCAGTTCATGTTTCTTGCCTATGACTTTCCAGATCCCTTGGAACTCTCTGAGGATCTAGCCTAACAGAAATACTGCCACTCCTGCCTGAGGCTGCTCGCTCCCTGAAATGATAAGCATGCCCATTATACTTGCCGTGGAAGGAAGAGCGTGTCCCGGAGCCTCCTCCCTGGTCCCAGACCGCTTACCTTCTCTTGCAGCCGTTCCAACATGGCAGCAAGGTGGGCCTCCCTGTTCTCCTTATTGGATTCCATCTTCTGGGCCAGCTTCTCCTTGGCCATCTTGATGAAGTTGTTGTTTTCCTCGATGGCTTTCTGGATCACCTCCCGCTCATGTTCCCGCTTCTCTGCCAGGTGCTTCAGGAGCTCGGCTTCCTGATACTAGGGGAGCACGAAGGGACAGAGAGGCCCTTGAATGTGGGCGTGCCCGGGTGTACTTTTACCATCATGACGTGAGAGCTCCACACCCAGAACACACGCTTCCTTGAGCCTGGTTCCTGGCCCGTTGGTCGGAAGCAAGGACAATCCCTGGATTCTCCCACTGTACCCTCCGTCCTCTTTTTCTCATTgccatcattcattcactcattcattcattcttaattcattcattcacaaatactAAGTGACCAGActctatgtaccaggcactattcttGCAACTTGGAGGGCAAAAATGTCTAGTAGAGATAAGGCATAGATAAATAACTCTAACCAAAGCTAGCGTGTGTCGTGCCTTGAGAGGGAGAAAAGACATGCTGTAGGAACTCCAGGGTGATCATTTTCTGcttcaaagatgaagaaaagcTTACACAGAAATGGCATAAGAGCTGGGCTGTGAGAATCAATAGAAAGCATGGAAGGCACGCCGAGAGGTGAAGGTATACCACAGCATGACCTTCTCCCCGCTCCCCCCATCAGGGACCCCTTTCCTCGGTGGTCTAGCCTTTCCCTAAATCCTTAGTGTTTGTCAGTGTCTTACCTCGTCACTGTACATATAAAGTCGCCTCTTAGAGGTGTGTCACACAGTGCCTCATCCTCCTAACCGAACTGTAAGCACCTAGAAATTTggggcttttatttctttgttgccCTCAGTGGTGCCTCATTCTCTGCCCTGCATCTGGGAGGTGCTACCTGAATATCTGAGGTTGGTGGTGACCTGACCCCAGCTCAGAGCCACCACCTGTCTTCTCCAACCCCTGCCCCCTCACACTCAGAGGTAGGAAAGAAAGGACGGCATttaccttccttctctcctcgGCTGCTTCCAGTTTCTTCTGGATTTCTTCCAGCGATGGGTCTCGCCTCCTGGGTAGGGAGGCATTGAACTCGGGCACCCCATCAAAGGAGGGTGGCTTCAGGATGACTTCAAAGGACTGGCCCGAGGTGCATTTGTTCAGCTCGATGACTTCCATGTCAGAAATGACACACCAGTTCAGGTCCACCGTGTCTGctgcagagggcaggagaggggctgctCAATCCCCGAAGACCCTGTGGGCCCCCATGAAGCATGCACACATGCGTACATCTGTGGGAGGTCTGGGGTCCCCAAGGCAAACCAATGCTAGGGTTCTGGGTCTGTCCTGAACATGGCACCGAAGGTCACTGGGCTTAGATGGGGCTGAAGGTGTTGGCAGCCACGGTAAGGTCTCAGACTTTAAGAGCAGGGGGCCCAGGGTATGGGATTCCTAATAATGACTGTAGCaactgcttttgcttttgcttttgccaCAAGGTTCCTCCCAGTGTCGAGCTCTTGTTCAAATTGGCCACAGTGATGCATTTACTCGCCACCCACCGCCCGTCCACTCCTGGACCCCTGCCCGTCTGACGGCTCAGCCTGTGGACacctctcccctgctccctcctaccctgctctcttctttctctccagtcAGCACTGTCTTTCCGCTGGCTTTCATCTTTCCTCCTACACTGTCTCCCACACCAGCCTAAACAGAAGAAACAATCTCAGGTAACCCGAGCACTCCCATCTCTCATTTGCAGACCAAACCCGTCCTTTCCTTTTAAGCCCCAGGAAATTAAGAGGTGACCTGTTCCccgactccccaccccaaacacGATGTGGCCATTCAGAGTTCCCTGCCAGTATCCTGGGACCCTGAGCCTCCTTGGGTAGCCACAGGTGGAAGTCCTCTTCCCACCTCTGCACCCGCTTAGAGCATTGTCGACCCTTCACTGAGAAGACCTTGAACCGGGGCATCTGGTGGTGTCCACCACGACTGTCCTGTCTCCTAATCTAGGTGTCCCCAAGGTCAAGCTCTCTGCCTACTTCACCTCTGCGTCCTGCAGTGCATCCGTTTGTTACACGAATGAACAAAAGCTGAGATCAAGTGCACTCTGCAGGGGGTCTGACTCAGACCCCCACCTGCTGTCTAGCCCCCCAGGCTGCAGCCCACGCCTGCCTTCGCTTGGTGCTTAGACCCTCAGAATCAGCAGCACTGGTTTTACTGGCTCTGGGGAAGAAAACATGGCATGGGGAGGAGATGTTTAGGAAACtggggtggcagagctgggctcatGGACACAAGCACGGGGAGCCCCCCTCCCTGACGCTCCCAACTGTGACCCTCACGTACCTTCATATTTATAGGATGACTTATTCAGGGGATCGGACAGGAAACAGGAGCAGAACAAGGACACCAGCGGGAgctccttcattttctctttatagGCTGTGGGGACACCCGACAGGTGAAGGTGGCGACCCCCTTCTAGACCCAGAAGCCAGCATCCAGGTGACTCTGGGTGCATGAGGAGCCAGAGGTCTCTGGGCTCCACAGAGGTGCCCAGACCCCACGTTGGCTGGGGGTCCAGTCCCCGTTGCCCTGAGCGGCTCTGTTGAGGATCCCTGTGTGTGATTTGGACCCATCCTGTCCACCTTTGAGAACTGAGCCTTCCAGAGCACCCAGAGGACACTATCTTCTCCCCAGCACAGTCTCCCTTTTAGTACTGAATGCAAAATGCCGGCAGGTACAGACCCCAAACACCagtgccctcccccagcctggcaCCTGGgacctctccctctgtctcccagcACGTGCCACAGATAATCCGCTCCCTTCGCTCCAGGACACAGGAAATCCACACTCCATTCTATTCAAAGTACTTGGCAGTGCTTCCCTGAGGATAAAGCAGCCCACTACCCTCCCCGtggtcctgcccctccctggacaGCAAGGTCAGGCTGTGAGCCTCCCCTGACCTCCCCAGTGCCATGGTCAAAGCCAGCAGGGCTGGTGTCCATGAGGCCTGGAGGAGTCCCCCATCCTGCCTCTCTGTGTCTGGGGAGGATTTGGAAACTGGGGAGGTCACGCTGATGTGTTGAGTCCAGCACACCCTCTCCCAGACCCTGGCGTGTGCTCCTGCCAATacccccaaccctgccctgaACTCTCCCCTCATTTCCtttctcaaattaaaaacatgattaaCTGCAAAAACAATACATGGATATTGTgaaaacttttatattttttaaaaaaaagttatagggGTAATTttagaaggtaattaggtttatttatttattttaaatgggggggtggactggggattgaacccaggacctcgtgcatgctaagcatgtgctctaccactgagctataccctcctcccttgtaaaaacctttttttaaaacacacacacagatgagtAAAAGGAATAAAAGCTCTGCTGTGATCCCACCTGCCGTCTAGAAATAACTTCTTTTAACCCTTAGGTGTATTTCCAGccaccttttctcttttctgtaggTATGGGAGTCCCTACATGTGTGCACAGAAATGCCCTCTGTGGCGGCACAAACCACATCAACAATTTGATACCTACCAGCCAGGGTCATGTTTTCTGGAATGTGAGAGCTGAGTCCGAGTGAAAATCAGGGTAGGTCTGCCACCAGCTCAGGACACTGTCACGAATCCGAGAAATAGAGCATTTTAGCTGACAGGTTATTCACATGAGGAAGGTCTTTATACAACTGGTGGGTGGCGGGGAGTCTCAGGAGGTCCCTTACCTGCTCTCACTTCAAAGCCAACCTTCCCTTCCCCAAACATGGACACCCTGTCGTCCACATCACCCCGATCAAGTCCAGTTTCCATGCACTGATGAGAGTTTCCTAACTGGCTTCCCAAACTCAAGAGTACCAAACACAGGTTTCCACAAACTGAACGTATCAGTGGGTGTTCATCTGTCTCCCTGTGTGGCTCAGTGGCCTGGCCCAGAGTGCAGTTTAGGGTGAGAGACAAACCTTAAGTCAGAATCGACTGGGAAGTGTTTGCGAAATAACTGTGTCCTGACGTTCCCCCTGCACCCACCCTGGCCCTTCCTGCTCAGACTGTTCTGGTAGAGATGGCAGGGAGGGCATTGCCGGGGGAACAGCGCCTGCAACAGTCAGGGTGAGAAAGCTTGGTGCCTGTGGGGTCTCAAGCTGGTTGGTGCTGGACCAGAAGGTGTGGAGGAGGTAAaacaggagaggcagggagagagcaggCTGGGGAGTGCCTGGGGGACAGTAGGTGGCAGGGCGCTACTGAAAGCTACTATTGTGGAGTGAGGACTAGTCAGCGGTGAGCAGTCCTCATGGGAACCACTTGGTCCTTGGCcgctgtgatggttaatttctgtgtcaacttgactaggctAAGGGACACTCGGATAGCTGGTAAGCATCATCCTTGGGTGTGGGGGTGTCTCTGGGAGAGATGAGCGTTTGAGTTGAGAGCCGGAGCAAAGAAAATGGCCTTTCCCGATGCGGTGGGCATCACCCAATCTGCTGAGGGCCGGactagaacaaaaaggtggagaagctgagatttttctctctctgcttaagCTGGGACATCCgtcctctcctgccctcagacatgGGAGCTCCTGATACTCCAGCCTTCAGACTTGGACCTGGATTCCACCACTGGCCTCCCTGGACCTCCAGCTGTAGACAGCTGATTTGGGGGACTTAGCCTCCATAACTGCATGAGTCAACCCTTCACAATAAATCTCTCTATGCATCTTattggtctgtttctctggagacccctaataaaataaaagcttggTGGTCGCTGTGCCAGCAGAGGGTGACATGAAGTCACAGCTTCACTGCCTGTAACCCCACAAGGCAGAGGGACTCTGGGACTAACTTAGAACCCCCTTCCTTCCTTACTGAGGTGTTTCCCCCCAGGGACCACTGTCTGTGCTGGCTGGGGAGCAGCAGGGCAGCCAAGGGGTGCAGTGGGCTCAGCTCTGGCTTTAGGGCTGGACCGGGGTGGAGTCACACACAGACTTCCTCTCTCTCGCTGCTGTCACTAGTCACTTGACACGTCCGACCTCGCTCTCCCCATCTTAATTCTGCAGAGTTGTTCAAATTAAACAAGAAAAGCATATGTGAAGCATCCAGCAAAAGGGAGTGCTGAATGAATATCAGTTTCCTTTTCTCAGCCTTTTCCAGCGGGAGAGCGACCCGGTACCACACACACCTGCTTCCGAGTCATCACCAGCCCTGCAGGTAAGGACTGTCGTCCCCACTTGCAGATGAGGATGCTCAGAGGGTTTGTGTGGCTTGCTCAGGGTCACGCAGCTAGAAAGGAAAAGAGCCAGGTCACTCGGCCTGAAAGGATTCTGTTCCCTGCAGCATCTCTGTGATCTCCTTGTGctttggagccagaggctcctgCCACGCACCCCCTGATACAGCACAATGAGCCTCTCTCCTCCGAGTCAAGCTGGTCCTGGCACTGCCAGTGAGTCCCTGCACAGGGAGGTGGGCTGAGTGCCTGGATGCGACATCCTTGGTCCTGAGTCTCCATTCTAATCCATCTCCCACTCACAGCCAGGCTCTTGGGACGACTGGCAGAGTGAATGAGCCCTTGCCAGGAGAAGGTGTGACCTCAGACATTAACCTAGTTAATGGATCAGAAACGGGGGTCCAGATaggaaagaggaggcagagaaagacaccCTGAGAAAgaatggggtggggctgggctttTTCTGTAGGAGTAGGTCCGTGGAGTTGGGGACAATGCCCCTCAGTCTGAGCTGGGAATGATCATTAAGACCCTACACTTGTGGAGCACTTGACAGATTACAGTCTCTGTTCCCTACATTAGCCCAGTTGATCCTTGCAGGAGGCTGAGCTAGGCTGACAAGACAGGCATCACCAGCGTTGCTTTCAGATGAAGAACCTgtggctcagagatgttaagacTCTtggctaaggtcacacagctagctggTGGTAGAGCTGGTAGGATCCAGGTCTTCTGACTTATAAGCTCTTTCCTTGTGGCCAGGGGAGGGAATCAATGCTAACTGATGTTTCTTCCATGGTCCTGGGGACTCAGGGAAAGCCAGTCTGGCCTGAGGAtatgatttaataaaaaatatataccaagTCCTTTCCACTTGTCAATGGAAGATATGCTAGGACTTTTCAGAGCAGGAGGAACCAGGTAGAGAACACAGGTCAGAGAGGCATGGAAGGAAGACGGGACAAGGAAGAGGAGACATCCTAGCGATGGGCACAGGTAtgggatttgcaactgagaaCTCTCAGTTTCACAGGGTTGGAATCTGCAtcattaaaatgtgtatttatagaGCATCTACTACGTGACAAATGCTTTCACTTTAATTTTCACCATAATCTTGTGATGTAGGAATTACTATCCCTGTTTTATAGAGGTGTGAACTGTGGCTCCAAGAGGCTAAGTGGCATTTCCAAGGTCACTCAGTATAGGCGGGAATGGCATCCCTCAATAATTTATGCCCACGTCCCAATCCCTGCAATTTGgtaatgtgattttatttggaaagggtctttgcagatttaATTAAGTTAAGGGTGTCAAGATGAGACCATTCTGTATTATCTGGGTGGCACCAAAGTCCAATGAcaaatgtccttataaaaaacATACAGGGGAAAGATACACGGAGAAAAGAAGGCCATGTAAAGATGGAGGCAAGGGTTGGAGTGATGCTGCCACCAGCCAAGGCGAGCCTGGAGCaccggaagctggaagaggcaaggaaggatcctcccctagagTCTTTGGAGGAGTGTGGCCTTGCTGACGCCTTCATTTTTGGACTTCTGGACACCTGAACTGTGAGCAAATGAATTcttgttgtttgaagccactgagtctgtggtgatttgttatagcagccacagAAGACTGATACACTCAATAAGGGACAGAGTCTAGGTTCAAATCCATGATTCATTCACTGGATCTCAGCCAACCAGTGTCTATACacagtctgatttttttcctccagataaTCTATGTATGTGTACCTGCAGGTACATGGTACCCTTATAAGTCCTCATGCCAATAGTCACATCATTTCTAAAATGTCCTGCTTTGCACACAATCCCACACAACCAACAACTGTCCCTTCCATAATGCCAATATGCTCCTCCCTATGGACTAGAGATTCAGAAGTCACACTGAACTGGTGGCAGAGATGGGACCAAGCCTCtggattcctgccttttcccttcATACTgatcccttctctcctcccacacACCAGGAACAGCCCACATGGGGGCCACAGGGGTAGTCACTGGGGACGGGGATGCAGAAGGACTTCTTTTACAAGACCAGCAATGACGACCTGTGCCCCCAGGCTTTCTATAATGTAGCTGATGGCCAGGGGTGACAGAAGAGCACCCAGCTACGGATGCCACGTGGCTGTTTACTGGGTGCACACCTGACCTCCCAAGGCATCTCTGACCACCCACGTCGCCCAGGTGAGCAAGCATTTTATTTGTCACTGCAGGCACTGCCCAGATATTGCCATCGGGATGTGCCAAAACCCACGTGGACTATTTTTGACAGAAAAGAAGCTAATGCACATCCAAATGGTTTGAATAGAGTGGTCCCTAGCAAGGGCGTTCAGAGACAGCATAGGAGCCCTGGCACAGAATCAGGGCATGGAAGCACTGAGTTCTGACCAGGGTCCTTTAACCACAAGCAGCACTTTAGGTCATGCCAATTATCAGTCTTTTATTAAAAGTCCTGTTGAAGTTACAACATTCATCTGCAATGAGCTGCATGAGCTCTCTAAACGTCATGGAATCATATCATGTCTGTGCGGTAACCCTGGTGATTTCATACTAATCAGAAGGCTCTGATTGGCAGCCAAGTGTcttatttggttgttttttttccaaaggagataaattattttttcatgatgtggttttcattcttcctccagcatttattgaatatttaattCTGTGCCAAGCCCTCAGCTAGGTCCTAGAATAACCACAAGGgttttcaataatgaaaaaataaaatgggtcCCTTGGGTGGGAATTTGGAGCTTCTGGAAATTTCTGCTAGCCTTTGGCAGTTCTCCAGCAGTAATGAGGACCGTgttataaagagagaaagagtagATATTAGAGCACAGCCAAAAGGGGACTGTTGGAGTCACAGATAGACCTTAAGCAAAGCAGAATGTAGTTGTGCCTTCCTATCCATGGGAGatgggttccaggacccccacagataccaaaatccacggtgctcaagtcccttatgttaAATGCTGTGAGGCAGTCGGCCCTCCATGTCCTTGAGTGCACATCCCGCAGATCCTGAGGGCTGGCTGTCGTGTGACCTCAACTGATTTTGGGGAACTGGCATTTGTCTGATCACACCTGTCCTGAGGTTTGCATCCTAGGGGAAGAGAGGGTGGGAGCCCTGGTCGAGAGAAACTTCCAGACGGTAGCTCACAGGCTGAGACATGCAGCTTCGTTTCTTTGCAATGGTGCTTCTAGGAAATAAGGAGGTGTCACCTGTTGGCAAAGGCAGAGCTCGGGTGGCCTGAGTCTGAAAGCCCCTCCTAGTTGTAACAACCACACTGAGAGGCAAGCCAGGGGAGAAAAGTTAAGTCTAGAAAACTGACAGCCCCGGATAATCCACAGTGATGGCACTTTCTGGCCTGATTTTATCTTCCATTCAGTATAgatggaagaatcaacattagaAGTAAAAGTCAGAGGCATGGACTTCCCCGTAGGGGCATAGGACAGGGTGCAAGGGGTCGGGACTCAGTATtgtgtgaggtcctggggtcaaagCACTTGAAGTACCAGCACATAGAACAATAATCTTGTAATCTTACTCTTGGTCACAACAGGAATATTCTGTAGTGCTTCACAGTTTACCAGGTACTTTCaaaggtatatatatacatatatgcattttatcTGTNNNNNNNNNNNNNNNNNNNNNNNNNNNNNNNNNNNNNNNNNNNNNNNNNNNNNNNNNNNNNNNNNNNNNNNNNNNNNNNNNNNNNNNNNNNNNNNNNNNNNNNNNNNNNNNNNNNNNNNNNNNNNNNNNNNNNNNNNNNNNNNNNNNNNNNNNNNNNNNNNNNNNNNNNNNNNNNNNNNNNNNNNNNNNNNNNNNNNNNNAaagggctggaaatggagttaataattgatcGAGTCTCCATAAAAATTCATACAATTTCAGTAGGTTGGAGCTCGGAGAGCTTCCAGTTGGTGAACTCATCCACACCAGGAGGGGAGCACACCCCAGCTGCGTGGGGACAGAAGCTCCCGTGCcggggaccctcccagacctcacccgATGTGTCTCCTCATCTGGTGGTTCATGTTTAATAAGCTGGTAAACATAAGTGTTTCCGAATTCTGTGAGCTGCCCTAGCAAATTAACGGACCCAAGGAGGGGGTCCTGGGAACCTCAGAGTTATAGCCAATCGGTTGGAGGTGCACgtaacaacctggacttgggACTGGCATCTGAATTGGAGCGCAGTCCTGCAGGACTGAGACCTTAGCCTGTGGGATCTGGCGCTGTCACCAGatactgtcagaactgagttacGCTGTAGGGCACCCAGCTAGTGTCGCAGAGAATTGCCTGGTGGTGTGGGAAACCCCACACACACTTGGTGACAAGGAGTGTCAGAAGGCCAGTGTTTTGTATGAAAGTAAAGGAGGCACACAAAAGAAAGGACTGGGTTTTCTCACGGGGACAGATTCAGCTGTGAAGTGAGcacagattgtgtgtgtgcgcgtgtaaGTAAGAGCATGTGTGTGGCCCGCTCTGTGTGACTGATGTTCGTGGGACCAGACAGCTccagaaaggaggaaagatgCCCTTGGATGGAGATTAACATTCCTTTTCTTTGAATGAAGGGGATGCCTGACAAGAGCAGCTGGCGTGTGACTGGGCTGACCACACCGTTATCAGTGTGACATTAGAGGCAGCAAAAAAGGCTTCACTTTTATCTGCTGATAAATGGAACACCAAAAGGTCAAGGTCGAGAGCGCCTCCCTTTACTCTCTGTTCTCACGCTCCCATTACAATTGCCCAACAGCATTCAGTGTCGCTGGTTAAGGAATGTGCACCATTTTTCACCTCCCTGCAGAGCCATATAACCCTCACTGCTCACCTCCTCCAAGGGGTGAAGAACCAGGGGATGTTCAGAAGTGATTTTATGGTTGAAATAAATCCTGAGACAGCTGTGGGGGTGTGTAGACTCTAGAAAGTTCTAAGTCAAAATGCAAAGTGGTGGTGGAGGcatgggaggaggtgggagagggggtAGCCCTCtggggaccctcccagacctcagccGATGGAAGGAAACCACAGAAGAAGATGTTCCCATCCTTACCACCATCGGGGTTCACTTCCCCAAAGACCTGACCTCATCTCTCATGCTTGGAGCGAGTTTGCCAATCAAACTGaggttttgtcattttcatccATCCCAGATTAGAGTGGTGAGAAGGCAAAAAAGCATTAATTGAACCACTACTATATGTCAGGATGTGTTCTAGCTAAGCATTTTATTGGTGTCAACCCATTTTATCTTTAAGCAGCTCCAGAGGTAGGCCATTCTTGCCTTTCCATATCACAGAAGTGGCAACGGAGAACAGAGTGATTAGGTGCCTTCCCCAGAGTCACACAGAGGTTAGCTCCCAGGCTGACTGGCTGCCCAGCCTGCTCTTAACCGCTGTTTTATGCTCTGCTTCCTCAAGACCTAACCCCATGAGGTCAGGCCCTCACCTGTTTCATTTGCCCGGTATTCCTAAGGTCTGGCACGGTTCCCGGCACAGAGACGGTGTTCATACATTTGACTGAATCAAGGAAGTGACCAGGGCTGCCAAGTGAGCCGAGGAACGTGAAAACACAATTTCCCTtaggtttttaatattttaagtgaaaacagGGGGCCCCTGTTTACTCCCCTTGCAGACCCAGAAATTGGAAACCCATCTCTGCTTGACCAGTGAGGGAGCTGAGACTCACACTGACTTGGTCAAGGTGACGCAGCCAGAGACTAAAGCCCTGTCTCTCTGACAGCACCTAATGCTCTTTCCAGAAGTTACCCCGGGCCACCTGTGCTCTGAGCCAGGGCATCACTGGGAGACCTGGACCTTCCAGACCGATGCTGTAGTCACCCGAAAAGACCCTCGTTCTGTCCCCAAAGCCACCCTCTGCCACTGCAAGAGAAGCATCAGCAAAAGAGGTCCTAAAGGATCCCCGGAGTGGAGGCACTTCCAAAATGACCCCCGGAAGCCCCCAGGGTAAGGTTTATGGGGGAGGGAAGATCACCAGACTCACCTTCCTTCCCAAGGCTTTGCAGCCCCACTGCCAGTTCCTTTCCATGTTCCGGTACCAGTTTAGAGGACCCCTGGGAGGGGCagatcagggaagaaaaagaggaaagcttGAGCTACAGACCCCACCGGCAACCAGCTGCACAGAGCCGGTCTTCCCGGGAAGAGCAAAGGCTCCTGCAGCGGGAAGAGAACAGAGCCCAGGATCATGCCCTGTTGCCCCGCGCGCTCGCTGGGCTTTATCCATCACGGCCCAGAGCAGGCACAGGGCCGGGCGGAGGGCTGACAGTCTCTGTAGCCGGCATCCAGCAACACCCAGACGCCAGCCCGACCAGACCCTCCACTTCCTCCCAGGGCTGTCTTGAAGGAGGGTGGGGAGCTTGAGCAGCCACAGCCATTCCCCTGCCCCAGGGAACCCACAGAAAAGGGACAAAGGGACACTGGGAGTCCCTTCCACCTAATGGGCTGTCGGGAGGTGATGCAGAGGTGCCGCCTCAGGACAGGCGGGGTGGCTCCAAGGCTGTACCTAGAACACTCCCCCCATCCTCAGGCTTGGTGGGGGTTGGGGCCGTCCAGCCCTTGAGGTTTCCCCAGTGAAAAAGAGGGCCTTGAACGAGCCACGTGCCCTTCTGGGACTTCTAGTTTTCCTTCCTGTACATGGAAGGGCCAGATCTGATTACTTCTCCACTCCCTTCCCGAGCACATCTGTTCCCAAGTCTGAGACTCTTAAATTGTCacctatgttaaaaaaaaaaaaaaaaagagagaaacttaaGGAAGAGTTGCAATTGTGGTGCAGAAGACACTGGGCCGAAAGGGCCACCATGAGTGTTCACGGCCAAGGCTGCCATGCTGTGAACTTACAGGCAGGGCTGACGAAGCTGGGGCGGCTGTGGGGCTCCTTCTGCACCCCTGGGTCTAAATGAAGGATGGGGTGTGAAGAGAGATgcacagggagaggaggaggacggAAACGCAGGAGTGCCCTCGAGGGACTTGTGAGCTTCAAAGATTCGTGATATCCAAGTATTTGAAGGACGATGAGGCAAAGGGGCTGTTAGAGTGATTCTTAGTGGTTCCAGGGCAGTGCCCAGAACCACAGCATGAAAACAGACCtgagaaaaaggaatgaagtcctggCACAGACCACAACATGGACAAACCCGAGAACATTCTGAACGAAGGATGCCAGGCACCAGGGACCACATGGTGCAAGATTCCATTTGTGTGAAATGACCAGAATAGGCAGGTCCGGGGGCCGGAGAGCAGACTGGTGAGTGCCCAGGACTAGGGGACCGAGGTGGGTGGGGGTGACTGCAAAAGGGAACAGAGCTgctttttgggtgatgaaaacaGTCTAAAATGGATCGTGACGATGATGGCAGAGCTCCAtggaaagatgaaaaattgcTGAATTGTACTCTTTCAGTGGGTGAATTCTATGCTTTGTGAGTTAGAGCTCAGGAAAGCTGTTATATGTATAAATAGGAGAGGTCTCTaacctgccctcctcccccaacatGTATGCAATTTTTGAGTTTCTGtgggtttttgtgtttttctgaagaGCTCAGAGCTGTCCTCTGATGCTCACAGAGGTCACGACtgaaaaaaggtgaaaaacatCTGCTCCGAGGGGGCCGCATAAGGGATAACACACAGAACTCTCCAAACTACAGCAGGCTGAGTAACATCAGATAGTGAGCCTCCCGACACTGGAGGCATTCAAGCAGGAGCTGGCCAGAAATTCATGGGGGCTGAGCCGGAGGGGCACTGGACCTCACCCTGTACCATGACAGCTGAGCACCCTCTCTGCTAACAGTCTCTCTTTGGTGTTTGGGGCACTGTTCTCTTTACCTGAAACCGG includes the following:
- the STMN4 gene encoding stathmin-4, with the protein product MTLAAYKEKMKELPLVSLFCSCFLSDPLNKSSYKYEGWCGRQCRRKDESQRKDSADWRERREQADTVDLNWCVISDMEVIELNKCTSGQSFEVILKPPSFDGVPEFNASLPRRRDPSLEEIQKKLEAAEERRKYQEAELLKHLAEKREHEREVIQKAIEENNNFIKMAKEKLAQKMESNKENREAHLAAMLERLQEKDKHAEEVRKNKELKEEASR